Proteins found in one Drosophila busckii strain San Diego stock center, stock number 13000-0081.31 chromosome 2R, ASM1175060v1, whole genome shotgun sequence genomic segment:
- the LOC108596739 gene encoding kinesin-like protein KIF13A isoform X1 yields the protein MSSDKIKVAVRVRPFNRREIELGTKCIVEMDKQQTILQNPPTLEKMERKQPKTFAFDHCFYSLNAEDVSFASQETVFDCVGRDILDNAFQGYNACIFAYGQTGSGKSYTMMGSQESKGIIPRLCDELFSAIANKSTAELMYKVEVSYMEIYNEKVHDLLDPKPNKQSLKVREHNVLGPYVDGLSQLAVASYKDIDNLMTEGNKSRTVAATNMNAESSRSHAVFSVVLTQILTDEASGVSGEKVSRMSLVDLAGSERAVKTGAVGDRLKEGSNINKSLTTLGLVISKLADQSIGKKGTNDKFVPYRDSVLTWLLKDNLGGNSKTVMVATISPSADNYEETLSTLRYADRAKRIVNHAVVNEDPNARIIRELRHEVETLRSMLKHATGSPVGDVQDKLAESENLMKQISQTWEEKLVKTERIQNERQQALEQMGISVQASGIMVEKNKYYLVNLNADPSLNELLVYYLKERTLIGGRTISGQQPDIQLSGLGIQPEHCVITIEDSGLFMDPVQGARCFVNGSAVMEKTPLQNGDRILWGNHHFFRVNSPRVGNSANLCASEPQTPAQLIDYNFARDEIMQNELSNDPIQTAIARLERQHEEDKQVALEKQRQEYERQFQQLRNILSPSTPYAPYAPYDPLRMGKVTPNTPTSQMRVEKWAQERDEMFRRSLGQLKTDIMRANSLVQEANFLAEEMEKKTKFSVTLQIPPANLSPNRRRGAFVSEPAILVKRTNSGSQIWSMEKLENKLIDMREMYQEHKERILHGLPLVETYAAEEFDDKDEESGKPQDPFYESQENHNLIGVANIYLEVLFHDVKLDYHTPIISQQGEVAGRLQVEIQRVAGQMPQDRMCESVSETSSADSRDEYEDPVDPMANQITCRVTIKCATGLPLSLSNFVFCQYTFWGHQEMVVPVINAETTAHDQNMTFKFEHTKDFTVNINEEFLEHCIEGALSIEVWGHRSAGFSKSKGWEVEQQQAKARSLVDRWAELSRKIELWVEIHELNDNGEYSPVEVTNRNEVLTGGIYQLRQGQQRRVNVRVKPVQNSGTLPIICQSIVNVAIGSVTVRSRLQRPLDSYQEEDLTVLREKWSEALGRRRQYLDQQIQTLIKKEEKNEQERERELSLVHQWVSLTEERNAVLVPAPGSGIPGAPASWDPPAGMEPHVPVLFLNLNGDDLSAQNTNDELSISGINSILSKEHGHKFYTLQILQHLDKDVCCVASWDSSMHDSTALNRVTEANERIYLILRTTVRLSHPAPMDLVLRKRLSINIKKGQTLTDRLKKFRLVRGEHAIWQSGVTYEVVSNIPKASEELEDRESLAQLAASGDDCSACDGETYIEKYTRGVSAVESILILDRLRQNVAVKELETAHGQPLSMRKTVSVPNFSQAVKDTTNNGSIMRFDASMESLLNVGRSESFADLNNTNNALGNKFTPALGGAPGGVIRSRHSFGGKGSSDDSPGKAFGIGSILSARPTFLNLNLNLNTLRIAPTKPSPATSKLLGMRMTTLHEEPLGVHRALDEEPEDSYSDSEYAAEYEQERQQNRSLASRSRLTASKTMDSFMDVSSHSNQSYLSYTSSANANMKHLTGLATLSMSSSTSSGYGSQAVSCNNLSNEDITSMRSMSIDETPDFERTNSNSPPNRQARVNPFLKDMPKAKTHDIVESKQLQQTLTHPLAQSESKQQAQSDNEEDDEQCSNNNNEQQSQPVAYEPEPEHLTVDNQNGNKELIMEGDGIVSEQLPAGKVMRRKKSSDSSNNNINTRNNQRASLAKMEGLSSSYLDANASIMSSSTEVEDEGKDLDLTLPEWIVVGESVLIRPYNTSGVVSFVGTTHFQPGAWIGVELDTPTGKNDGTVQGIQYFQCKPKHGIFVRADKLMVDKRGKAMRAFKAAEKQNSINKEMSSSMTRSKSRGEALNVSARK from the exons ATGTCAAGTGATAAGATCAAAGTTGCTGTGAGGGTGCGACCCTTTAATCGCCGCG AAATTGAATTGGGTACAAAATGCATTGTCGAAATGGACAAACAACAAACCATATTACAAAATCCGCCAACGCTGGAGAAAATGGAAAG AAAACAACCAAAGACATTTGCATTCGATCACTGCTTCTACTCGTTGAACGCTGAAGATGTCAGCTTTGCATCACAGGAGACAGTCTTCGACTGCGTGGGACGTGATATATTGGATAATGCCTTTCAGGGCTATAATGCTTGCATATTCGCCTACGGCCAGACAg GCTCTGGCAAATCATACACCATGATGGGCTCACAGGAAAGCAAAGGCATTATACCGCGTCTATGCGACGAGCTCTTCTCAGCCATAGCCAACAAATCGACAGCGGAGCTAATGTACAAGGTGGAGGTGTCCTATATGGAAATCTACAATGAGAAAGTGCATGATCTGCTCGATCCCAAGCCCAACAAGCAGTCGCTTAAGGTGCGCGAGCATAATGTGCTCGGGCCCTATGTGGATGGACTTTCCCAGCTGGCTGTAGCCAGCTACAAAGACATTGATAACCTCATGACCGAGGGCAACAAGTCGCGCACAGTGGCGGCCACCAATATGAATGCAGAGTCATCGCGTTCCCATGCTGTCTTCTCTGTGGTGTTAACGCAAATCTTAACTGATGAGGCTAGTGGCGTTAGTGGTGAGAAAGTCTCACGCATGTCGCTGGTGGATTTGGCGGGCTCGGAGCGTGCTGTCAAGACTGGCGCTGTGGGCGATCGTCTCAAGGAAGGCTCCAACATTAACAA ATCTTTAACCACGCTGGGCTTGGTTATTTCCAAGCTGGCAGATCAGTCCATTGGCAAAAAGGGCACCAATGACAAGTTTGTGCCCTATCGCGACTCTGTGTTGACTTGGCTGCTAAAGGACAATCTGGGCGGCAATTCCAAGACAGTAATGGTGGCCACCATATCACCCTCGGCGGATAACTATGAGGAAACGTTATCCACGCTGCGCTATGCGGATCGCGCCAAGCGCATTGTCAATCATGCTGTGGTCAATGAAGATCCCAATGCGCGCATTATACGCGAGCTGCGTCACGAAGTGGAAACGCTACGCAGCATGCTGAAGCATGCCACAGGCTCGCCCGTGGGCGATGTGCAGGATAAGCTTGCGGAGAGTGAGAATCTGATGAAGCAAATATCGCAAACCTGGGAGGAGAAGCTGGTGAAGACCGAGCGCATACAGAACGAACGCCAGCAGGCGCTGGAGCAAATGGGCATAAGCGTGCAAGCGAGCGGCATTATGGTGGAGAAGAATAAATACTATTTGgtcaatttgaatgcagatcCGTCGCTGAATGAGCTGCTTGTCTACTACCTAAAG GAACGCACGCTGATTGGCGGTCGCACCATAAGCGGACAGCAGCCTGATATACAACTGTCTGGACTGGGCATACAGCCGGAGCATTGCGTCATTACAATTGAAGACAGCGGACTGTTTATGGATCCTGTGCAGGGTGCGCGCTGCTTTGTCAATGGCTCGGCGGTGATGGAGAAGACACCGCTGCAAAATGGAGATCGCATACTTTGGGGCAATCATCATTTTTTCCGCGTCAATTCACCGCGTGTGGGCAACAGCGCCAATCTGTGCGCTTCGGAGCCACAAACGCCAGCGCAGCTTATAGATTATAACTTTGCGCGCGATGAGATTATGCAAAATGAGCTAAGCAATGATCCCATACAAACGGCCATAGCGCGCTTGGAGCGACAGCATGAGGAGGACAAGCAGGTGGCGCTGGAGAAGCAGCGACAAGAGTACGAGCGACAGttccagcagctgcgcaaTATACTCTCACCCAGCACGCCATATGCACCGTACGCACCCTACGATCCGCTGCGCATGGGCAAGGTTACGCCCAATACGCCTACATCGCAAATGCGCGTGGAAAAGTGGGCGCAG GAGCGCGATGAAATGTTTCGTCGCTCTTTGGGGCAACTTAAGACAGACATAATGCGCGCCAATTCGCTAGTGCAGGAGGCAAACTTTCTAGCCGAGGAAATGgaaaagaaaaccaaatttTCGGTAACGCTGCAAATACCGCCGGCAAATCTAAGTCCCAATCGCAGACGTGGCGCCTTTGTAAGCGAGCCAGCTATATTGGTTAAGCGCACCAATTCAGGCAGTCAGATCTGGAGCATGGAGAAGCTGGAGAATAAATTAATAGACATGCGTGAAATGTATCAGGAGCATAAGGAGCGTATACTTCATGGATTG CCCCTTGTAGAGACATACGCGGCTGAAGAATTTGATGACAAG gaTGAGGAGAGTGGCAAGCCACAGGATCCGTTCTACGAATCACAGGAGAATCACAATCTCATAGGCGTAGCCAATATCTATTTGGAGGTGCTGTTCCATGATGTTAAGCTGGACTATCATACGCCCATCATTAGTCAGCAGGGCGAGGTAGCTGGACGTCTGCAGGTGGAAATTCAGCGTGTGGCTGGACAAATGCCACAGGATCGCATGTGTGAGTCGGTGTCGGAAACCTCCTCTGCCGATTCGCGCGATGAGTATGAGGACCCTGTGGATCCCATGGCCAATCAGATTACCTGCCGCGTTACCATCAAATGCGCCACTGGCTTGCCGCTTTCGCTGTCCAACTTTGTCTTTTGCCAATACACCTTTTGGGGTCACCAGGAGATGGTGGTGCCTGTCATCAATGCGGAGACTACAGCGCATGATCAGAACATGACCTTCAAGTTTGAGCATACCAAGGACTTTACAGTTAATATCAATGAGGAGTTCTTGGAGCACTGCATCGAGGGCGCGCTCTCCATTGAAGTGTGGGGACATCGCAGCGCTGGCTTTTCCAAGTCCAAGGGCTGGGAGGTGGAGCAACAGCAGGCCAAGGCGCGTTCGCTTGTGGATCGCTGGGCGGAGCTGTCACGTAAAATTGAGCTGTGGGTGGAAATACACGAGCTGAACGACAATGGCGAATACTCGCCCGTGGAGGTAACCAATCGCAACGAGGTGCTCACTGGCGGCATCTATCAGCTGCGTCAGGGTCAACAGCGTCGCGTCAATGTGAGGGTTAAGCCTGTGCAGAATTCAGGCACATTGCCCATTATATGTCAGTCGATTGTCAATGTGGCCATTGGCAGCGTCACTGTGCGCTCGCGTCTGCAGCGTCCACTGGACTCCTACCAGGAGGAAGATCTCACTGTGCTGCGCGAGAAATGGAGCGAGGCGCTGGGTCGCCGTCGCCAGTACTTGGATCAGCAAATACAAACGCTTATCAAAAAGGAGGAGAAGAACGAGCAGGAGCGTGAGCGCGAGCTGAGCCTGGTGCATCAGTGGGTGTCCCTGACGGAGGAGCGCAATGCAGTGCTGGTGCCTGCACCCGGCTCGGGCATACCAGGCGCGCCTGCTTCCTGGGATCCACCCGCCGGCATGGAACCACATGTGCCCGTGCTGTTTCTCAATCTAAACGGCGATGATCTCTCGGCGCAAAATACCAACGATGAGCTCTCTATATCTGGCATCAATTCCATACTCTCCAAGGAGCATGGTCACAAGTTCTACACGCTGCAAATACTGCAGCATCTGGACAAGGATGTTTGCTGCGTGGCCAGCTGGGATTCGTCCATGCACGACAGCACGGCGCTGAATCGCGTCACCGAAGCCAATgagcgcatttatttaatattgcgcaccactgtgcgcttGTCGCATCCAGCGCCCATGGATCTGGTGCTGCGCAAGCGTCTGAGCATCAACATAAAGAAAGGACAAACGCTGACAGATCGCTTGAAGAAGTTTCGGTTGGTGCGTGGCGAGCATGCCATATGGCAAAGCGGCGTGACCTACGAGGTGGTGTCCAACATTCCCAAGGCATCGGAGGAGCTGGAGGATCGCGAATCGCTAGCACAGCTCGCAGCCAGTGGCGATGATTGCTCCGCCTGCGATGGCGAGACGTACATAG AGAAATACACACGTGGCGTTTCAGCTGTGGAGAGTATTTTGATATTGGATCGACTGCGTCAGAATGTGGCAGTCAAGGAGCTGGAGACGGCGCATGGCCAGCCGCTGTCCATGCGTAAGACAGTTAGTGTGCCGAACTTTTCACAG GCGGTTAAAGACACCACCAACAACGGGAGT ATCATGCGCTTTGATGCTTCGATGGAGTCGCTGCTAAATGTGGGACGCTCCGAATCCTTTGCAGATCTAAACAATACCAACAATGCGCTGGGCAACAAATTTACACCAG CACTTGGTGGCGCGCCAGGCGGCGTCATACGCAGTCGCCACAGCTTTGGCGGCAAGGGCAGCAGCGACGATTCGCCCGGCAAAGCCTTTGGCATTG GCTCCATACTGTCAG CGCGTCCAACATTTTTGAATCTCAATTTGAACTTGAACACATTGAGAATTGCGCCAACAAAAC CTTCGCCAGCCACAAGCAAACTGCTGGGCATGCGCATGACTACGCTGCACGAGGAGCCGCTGGGCGTGCATCGTGCGCTGGATGAGGAGCCAGAGGATAGCTACAGTGACTCGGAGTACGCTGCAGAGTATGAGCAGGAGCGGCAGCAAAATCGCAGCTTGGCCAGTCGCTCGCGCTTAACTGCATCCAAAACAATGGACTCGTTTATGGATGTTAGCAGTCATTCGAATCAAAGCTACTTGAGCTACACATCCAGCGCCAATGCAAATATGAAGCACTTGACGGGCTTGGCCACGCTCAGCATGAGCTCGTCCACCAGCAGCGGCTATGGCTCGCAGGCAGTGAGCTGCAATAATCTAAGCAATGAGGATATTACATCCATGCGCTCCATGAGCATTGACGAGACGCCAG ATTTCGAACGTACAAACTCCAACTCGCCGCCAAATCGTCAAGCGCGTGTAAATCCATTTTTGAAGGACATGCCAAAAGCTAAAACGCACGACATTGTTGAGTcgaagcagctgcaacagacGCTAACACATCCACTGGCGCAGTCAGAGTccaagcaacaagcacaaaGCGACAATGAGGAGGACGATGAGCAgtgcagcaataacaacaatgagcagcagTCACAGCCTGTTGCCTATGAGCCAGAGCCTGAGCACTTAACTGTGGACAATCAGAATGGCAACAAGGAGCTGATTATGGAAGGCGATGGCATTGTAAGCGAGCAGCTGCCTGCGGGCAAAGTAATGCGGCGCAAAAAGTCGAGCGatagcagcaataacaatattaatacACGCAACAATCAGCGCGCTTCATTGGCCAAAATGGAAGGACTGTCGTCGAGTTATTTAGATGCCAATGCTAGCATTATGTCCAGCAGCACCGAAGTGGAGG ATGAAGGCAAGGACTTGGATCTAACGCTGCCTGAATGGATAGTTGTGGGCGAGTCTGTGCTTATACGTCCGTATAACACCAGCGGCGTTGTTAGCTTTGTAGGCACTACACACTTTCAGCCTGGCGCTTGGATTGGCGTTGAGCTGGACACGCCCACGGGCAAGAACGACGGCACCGTGCAGGGCATACAATATTTCCAATGCAAGCCCAAACATGGAATCTTTGTGCGCGCCGACAAGTTGATGGTGGATAAGCGTGGCAAAGCCATGCGCGCCTTCAAGGCTGCCGAGAAAcaaaatagcataaataaag AGATGAGCAGCTCGATGACGCGCTCGAAGAGTCGTGGCGAAGCGCTGAATGTCTCGGCGCGCAAATGA